A window of the Macrobrachium rosenbergii isolate ZJJX-2024 chromosome 43, ASM4041242v1, whole genome shotgun sequence genome harbors these coding sequences:
- the LOC136828613 gene encoding uncharacterized protein — translation MQLNKWIVWWLAVSQIVNSLVQLRKGAIIKEHGKVKMIQDLAIVKIQTDSIIDQREQLVQLSNQIQAGLQSVQDRNLYDMLSKLQRDIDSVMPRKVVKRSLIPFIGVALHNLFGVATDGNVERLKERVAQLENWASEQGTVYNKVIGNVNQNQKMITVLKEFVNSALHNVSSEIAKIHQTEMMEQLLIETSNFLLEYKELLNAIMMAGKNLLSPFLITPSEIEAIIQKCVVNNHLKPLVENIVDYYGLITVKVIANQIILVIPFNNPDVNSLMSVYPFPMVVDNKSIVLEGTVRHFALQHDSFLVTEIPEHKFRECVMLNDGVYVCNIVNFYEPLSALHCLDDLVNNKNGKNHCKYIPFTETFKAQIIDDEIFVFSANRLNAKIDCKSNKTEVVFINVHSFSSACELVILHNLYYKPTVFTTYSLNFSKSVHQFAVINEFQLSELELETFTKLEEVHTFFHTYKTEISPIMSFINVILLVLFAFISFIVVRKLILNKLTIIKDMMDRILPRE, via the exons atgcaattgaa caaatggattgtatggtggttggcagtgagtcaaattgtgaactcactcgtacaactaagaaagggagccatcatcaaggagcatggcaaggttaagatgatacaggacctagccattgttaagatccagacggactccattatcgatcagagagagcagttagtccagctgagcaatcagatacaggcaggattacaaagtgtccaagatagaaatttgtacgacatgctctccaagttgcagagggacatcgatagtgttatgccaaggaaagtagtaaagcgatcacttataccctttataggcgtcgctttacacaatctctttggagtggcgaccgatggtaatgttgaaaggctaaaggaaagagtggcacaacttgaaaattgggcttctgagcagggcactgtctataataaagtaataggaaatgtcaatcaaaatcagaaaatgatcacagtgctgaaagaatttgtgaatagtgccctccataatgtttcatcagaaattgctaaaatccatcaaacagaaatgatggagcaactgctcatagaaacaagtaatttccttctggaatacaaggaattactcaatgcaatcatgatggcaggtaaaaacctgctgtcgccttttctgataacccctagtgaaattgaagccattattcagaaatgtgttgtgaacaatcacttgaagccactagtagaaaatatagtggactattatggcctgatcacagtgaaagtgatagccaatcaaattatactagtgatccctttcaacaatccagacgtcaactcattgatgtcagtctatccattcccaatggtagtagataataagtccattgtactagaaggaacagttcgacactttgccttgcagcatgattcgttcctagtgactgaaattcctgaacataaattcagggaatgtgtcatgcttaatgatggtgtatatgtttgtaacattgtgaatttctatgaaccattgagtgctcttcattgcttagatgatcttgtaaacaacaagaatggtaagaaccattgtaaatatataccgtttacagaaactttcaaggctcagatcattgatgatgaaatttttgtgttctcagcaaacagattgaatgctaagattgactgtaagtcaaacaaaacagaagtagttttcattaatgtacactcgttttcatctgcttgtgaattggtcattttacataatttgtattacaaacctacagtcttcacgacatacagtttgaatttcagtaaaagtgtacatcagtttgcagttattaacgaatttcaactttcagaactggaattagagacattcacaaagctagaagaggttcatactttctttcatacatataagaccgagatttctcctatcatgtcattcataaatgtcattcttttggtactgtttgctttcatttcttttatagttgtcaggaaattgatactgaataagcttaccataatcaaggacatgatggacagaatccttcctagagagtga